TGGCAGCCAGTTTGGTCTTGCCATTTACCATGGTGGTAGTACCGCCATTCAGCTTGATGCCGGCAGACAAGGCATCGGCACGCAGGAAGAGACTGTTGCCGGAACCTGATCCGAAATCGTAGATACGTGGCTGTTTGGTCATGGTCTTGATATTCACATTGACCAGAACGGTGAAAGAGCGCAGCCCGTCCAGCAGTTCCTCGGGAATCTGTCCGTACTGATTGGTTGAAAAGCCGGTAGCGGTATTCTTCGTCAAGTCGAGCGTTCCATTCTGCTCATAGCGCAGATTATCACCAATATAGTATTCTTTGACCTTTACAGTAAAGTCCTTGCTCTGCTCACCGATGGTTGCTGTCAGCACAACGGTGGTATCGGCAGCCTGACGGGTGAGCACACCGGTATGGGAGATGATAGAAGCATCGGAACTTTTCCAACTCACGTCAAGGCCGAGACTCACGGATGGCAGCACAACATCGGAGTGGACCTCTTCAGGCAGGCGAATAGCGTCAATGGCAGCAGTAGCGAGCTGTTCATCCATTAGCGTCTTCATATCCTTCACCATCGACTGCACGGTGACGGGAGAAGCCACGGCATAAAAGTCGCTCTGCGCAATGATGGAATGATTATACTCGCTGCCAACGGCTTCGGGAGTACCACCAGTGAGCGACTCAGTCTCAATGACTTGATCAACCAATCCATTACGATAGAGTGTCAACACATGACCGTCGTAAGTCATCGAGAGTACCCAGGTTGTCATCTTTGTGGGGTGATTATCGCCACTGGTGCCTGTAGAGTTGGTGGCCCAGTCGTCGCTGGTGAGCAGACGGTTCTGACTCTTGTAGCTCTTATCACCAATCGTTACCACCGGGTAACTGTCTGAGCCTAAGCTATAGGTCATATTGCCCAAAGTAAAGAGTTTGCCTTCATACTTTGAAGTGTTCATGGCAAAGCCAATGGTCAACGTTTTGTTTGCCCCAAAGGTGATAGTGGGAAGGCGATCCACGTTTTCAGGTTCCTTGGTCAGTTCCTCCTGCCAGCCATAATCACTGTGAATAGCTGTGGGATAGCCTTTCGGATAGTTTTTCTGCACCATCCAATAATAGTAATCGCCCTGCATCCAAGCCACACGCATGGGAGAGTTCTTTGAACCAGGAATGACGAATGGGCGGGCATTGTTCTTCGGTGAGTTCTGAGTGATTTGCTCAGAGCCTGCCACCTTGCCATCGTCATCAATGGTATATTTCCATATCTCATAGACACCATCCTTATTATATTGGCCGTCCTTGGTTGGGATGGAGAGATACATATCGTTGATATGGTCGGGATCAAGACTCATACCGCCACTGTAGCAGCGCTCGGTACTGTTCCAGTTCTGGTGGAAAGCATGTCCGGCATAGGTCACCCAAGTATTTTTCCACGCAGAACCGTTCCAGCGGGCATACCAATAGACATGCGAGGTCTTGGCATCGTCGATATGGGGATAGGCTATCACGGGATGCTCGTCACTGTCGAGAGCTATCTGCCACACCCAGTTACGGATGTTGGCCGATTTGTCAACGATGGTAGCAGGATAGTTGGAGGCATAGGTGCTGGTCTTGCTGACATTGAATACACCATTATTAATAATAGAGAGCTGGTTGCCGTTCAAGTCGCGCAGAATAGGGCCATTGCCATGATTGATGTCGATGACATTGAAATAGAGCCAGTCGGGCATTTCGTTGTCGGGATGACCTGTGGTATAGCTGACATAGATTTTATCCTTACCATTCGACTGATACTTGGCATAAGGACGGGCACCGGTAGATTGCACAATCTGCTTAGGGCCGAAGTCAAACTCACAGTCGCCTTTTTCGTCGGGCATGGTGAGACGGGCAATAGTGGGATGCCAGTTGATGCCGCGCCAGCAAAGGTAGATATGCTGTGGATCGTCGGAAAGGATGAACGGTGAGGGATAGGTGGTATTGTTGGCCGTGGCCAAACGCTTCTCTTCGCCCAAAGCGGTGATATCGCCTGGCTTTTCTGACACGCGGTACCAGATGCAAGCCTCATCGGTATGGCGGGTATAGAAAATCATGACTCGCTCATCGGGCAACACGATGAAGGTAGGATTGTTGTGATCATCGGGCTGGAAGTAAGAACGGATGAGCACATCGGTCTTGCGATGGTTCAGCCAGTCATACTGCGTTGCCTTCACATTGCCATGCACATCAATATAGCCAATATAAGTGGCATTGATAGTACCTGCCTCGTTTTCATAATGCAAAGCGCGGGGATCGGCAAACCAGCACCAGGCGCCTTCCTCGGCTACGACATTCTGACCATAGAGATTGGTAAAAAGCCCAATAAGGACAAAGAAAAGTGTCAGTAGTTTTTTCATCTTACAATTTAATTATGATAGTTAGTAATATTCAGTAGCAGCAATCAGAAAATGGCTCAAAAGCCACTTACTGATTGGACTTCAGTTCAGGATAACTGATACGAGTATGGTAAATGGTCTTCAGTTTCTCGATAAGCACTGTCTTTGAATACTGGATATCCCTGAAGGTGATGGGACACTCACGGAAATAGCCATCGCTCACCATACTGTCGATAATACGGTCAACCAGCGAACGGATGCTCTGCTCGGTATAGTCGGGCAATGAACGAGAGGCGGCCTCAACAGCATCGGCCATCATCAGAATGGCCTGTTCCTTGGTGAAAGGATTTGGTCCAGGATAGGTAAACAACAGTTCATCAACCTCTTCGTCGGGATGGGCATTCTTGTAGTTCAC
The sequence above is a segment of the Prevotella sp. E9-3 genome. Coding sequences within it:
- a CDS encoding BNR-4 repeat-containing protein, translating into MKKLLTLFFVLIGLFTNLYGQNVVAEEGAWCWFADPRALHYENEAGTINATYIGYIDVHGNVKATQYDWLNHRKTDVLIRSYFQPDDHNNPTFIVLPDERVMIFYTRHTDEACIWYRVSEKPGDITALGEEKRLATANNTTYPSPFILSDDPQHIYLCWRGINWHPTIARLTMPDEKGDCEFDFGPKQIVQSTGARPYAKYQSNGKDKIYVSYTTGHPDNEMPDWLYFNVIDINHGNGPILRDLNGNQLSIINNGVFNVSKTSTYASNYPATIVDKSANIRNWVWQIALDSDEHPVIAYPHIDDAKTSHVYWYARWNGSAWKNTWVTYAGHAFHQNWNSTERCYSGGMSLDPDHINDMYLSIPTKDGQYNKDGVYEIWKYTIDDDGKVAGSEQITQNSPKNNARPFVIPGSKNSPMRVAWMQGDYYYWMVQKNYPKGYPTAIHSDYGWQEELTKEPENVDRLPTITFGANKTLTIGFAMNTSKYEGKLFTLGNMTYSLGSDSYPVVTIGDKSYKSQNRLLTSDDWATNSTGTSGDNHPTKMTTWVLSMTYDGHVLTLYRNGLVDQVIETESLTGGTPEAVGSEYNHSIIAQSDFYAVASPVTVQSMVKDMKTLMDEQLATAAIDAIRLPEEVHSDVVLPSVSLGLDVSWKSSDASIISHTGVLTRQAADTTVVLTATIGEQSKDFTVKVKEYYIGDNLRYEQNGTLDLTKNTATGFSTNQYGQIPEELLDGLRSFTVLVNVNIKTMTKQPRIYDFGSGSGNSLFLRADALSAGIKLNGGTTTMVNGKTKLAANTDYKLAVTFDAATHTTRIYINGVEDAAGTDNQNEPYMLYEVAKDTRNYIGRTQWWDGTYASDNQDFCGTISFLRVYDVCFSRKEICLLQNIDYEEKELPTALQNGNFEGTYSKMANSGVVSDRAIYVPNGWTVDYSSRNENDLTALKSGDLFFSNFFASLPVPSAESKQTYWVRQNWGTSTITLKQELRLPKGVYTLTADVWKSGLGGDAIVSAQTEGGATVTAPSLENKTEWQHAALELESDGEASTTILLAAMHNSNGSEKIIGFDNVLLTPKQTDAIQTISAHKQQVKKLYDLQGRQLASEPAKGIFVRNGNKVVK